One segment of Candidatus Caldatribacterium sp. DNA contains the following:
- a CDS encoding ParA family protein — protein sequence MGKIVVFSNRKGGTGKTTVAVNVAALLADRGKRCLLVDLDSQAHATVHLGTNPLEVRYGMYEALVDFIEKKTWREDLFLSTGSCTLIPSNSRLAALDVELNHVTDGVLVLRDFLFEFESSFDYIFIDTPPSLGLVTLSALAAAQYLIIPTKVDFLSGVGLAQMMEVYYRTSASLNPLLEFSGIIPTMFETKTRITREIIKELSQTFGEEKILPPLRRDIKIVEASSHGVPVHRYAPRCRAAQDIRQITDKLVERVGGK from the coding sequence ATGGGAAAAATTGTGGTCTTTTCGAACCGGAAGGGTGGAACAGGAAAAACGACGGTAGCGGTGAACGTTGCTGCCCTCCTGGCTGACCGGGGGAAAAGGTGCCTTCTCGTTGACCTCGACTCTCAGGCCCATGCTACTGTACACCTCGGAACAAACCCTCTGGAAGTTCGATACGGGATGTACGAGGCGCTGGTTGACTTTATTGAAAAGAAAACGTGGAGAGAAGACCTTTTCCTCTCCACGGGTAGCTGTACTCTCATACCGTCCAATTCACGACTGGCAGCGCTTGATGTTGAGCTCAACCACGTTACGGATGGGGTGCTCGTCCTTCGAGATTTCCTCTTCGAGTTTGAGAGCTCTTTCGACTACATCTTCATTGATACCCCTCCCTCTTTGGGGCTTGTAACACTCAGCGCTCTCGCAGCGGCTCAGTACCTTATCATCCCCACAAAGGTCGATTTCCTCTCGGGCGTTGGCCTTGCACAGATGATGGAAGTTTACTACCGGACGAGCGCGAGCCTGAACCCTCTACTGGAATTCTCTGGCATCATTCCAACGATGTTCGAAACAAAGACTCGAATCACCCGAGAAATAATCAAGGAACTCTCTCAAACCTTTGGAGAAGAGAAAATACTCCCTCCCCTTCGACGGGATATCAAGATAGTAGAAGCATCAAGTCATGGGGTGCCCGTTCACCGGTACGCCCCTCGCTGCCGCGCTGCCCAGGACATTCGACAGATTACGGACAAACTCGTGGAAAGGGTGGGGGGAAAATGA